In Papaver somniferum cultivar HN1 chromosome 9, ASM357369v1, whole genome shotgun sequence, the genomic stretch AATTTGGTCTTCAGATTAGTGCTCTAATCCTTTGATTTTAtgtaatttgattgattttcccTACTTCTTATTCAATTTTCTAGATCCGAATAAACTGTTATTATCGAACAATTATTAACCCATGAAAAATGGGGCGATATGGATGTAGATAAGAACGATGATGACAATTATTATcgaacaacaacatcaattctaTCTTCTTGGGGTCCCGATGATACTAAGGATAAGGAAGAAATCCATACCCTGTTGTAAGTATTACTGTTTCATATCTTTAATTTTTGTATGTATGGTGTTTGTTCATGGTTCCGTTAGATTGATTTGTGTATGTGCAATCTCACATGAACTAATTATGACGACAACACCATTTTTTATCAGTCTGAATGTTCAATTATACCATTTCTTACTTGCAACTAGATTATTGGTACttcaaaaaatcttgtttatggtaGGAAAAGCTAGATTTGTACGAAGAGAAACTACAACGGTTTATGGTGTAAGATTTGTTAAATAGGTTTTAAGGAGCAAAAGAAGATGTTACAGGTCCATTGTCATGTCAAATATACCAATGGATCAGTGGGATCCCTTTCGAATCATCAAAGAACAAATGTTTCTCTAATAACAACAAGGTATGGTCTGTCCGTGAATAATTTGGTTTCATAATTTTGTATACTCTGTTTTTATTAAGGAGGTGGATACTGCCTTTGGATTTTACCAACCATTTATTAAAGaaatggttgaattaggaaaccATTTCTTTTGCAAAATATCTTGTGCAGAATTTTGTTTTACACTGGCCAAATTGATCACGTAATTAAAACTGGGAAAAAGGAGTAACATGGTTTTGACTGTCTTAAGTTAACCAATTGAATTGCAAGATGCTGCTTCATGGCACTACTGGACCAACATTAGATAAGTATGTCCACATATCATTTATTCCATTCTAACTGAAATGTGTCCACATATCATTTTTTAAAGTATGTCCCGCTGGATTGGTAGAATTGAAAGTTTATGACACTTATGATGACACTTGCTGGAATTAATAGCTTCTATCAACTCGTTAAGCATCTAACTGAAGTTTTGCACTCTACACTTCATTTTTTTCTCATGTGTTTGTTCTCCCGTTGCAGATTTGGTTTCATCGACGAGTTCAAATGTTTGGGTTTAGTTTTATGTCTTTTGATACAATTATGGTCCTATTATTCTTATCAAACTGCTTATAGATAAACTTATGCCTGAGACGAAGGAAGACAGTTCTTTCGGTATTAAGTTTCAATCAAGAAGCCTTTGTCGAGCTTTTGGATGAAAATTGTGCCAAACTCCTGTGAGCATctcgacttactccgttaagattTTACTAAATTCTATTTCGCTTTATGCATTTGTAGCACAGTTTGATTTTAACACCAACAAAGATGAATGTTCTAATAAATTAAAAGGTTTTTCTCGAAGGAACaatcaatttttgtttttatttttaagaaaaaGGGGTTAAAATTGAACCTTTATTTATCATTACATGTAATGTCCTTAATTTTTGAGAGAAAGTTGTTCCGGGGTGTATATTTTGCTACCTGATTGGAGAAACGATTCCAATACTCTTGTCCATTGTCAGATGAATTTACAAGTGTTTGCTTACCTGTTTATGACTAGGttaatatttcatatattttttttcgTTAACATCTGATTTGAGTTTGCATCTTTTGTTTTTAAACACTTATCATTTTAAGCACTTGCTTTACTCGTTTATGcagatttttttatttgttttgttgaaTTATCAATGTGTACATATTTAGAGAGACTATCAAATGTTAGAGAGATCACTAGTTCAAGTTCTTATCTCAATCTACAAATACTTTAAACACTTGCTTTACTAGTTTGTacaccttttgtttgaattatcaatgtgtacatatttgtacacatgttgattatttaggtgtacatagttTTACACGTGTTATTCATTTTGATGTCTAAGAAATTAGGGGAAACACTAATGTGTACGTTATGTTATTTGTCCACGTGTTGATAATataggtgtacatagttgtatttGTGCAAAAATTAGAaaccaaaaattagggaaagcacTAATGTGTACAAGTGTTGGATTTTTTATAGGtgtatacatagttgtacaccattgtgctatctcaataatatatgcatgttttgtggtataaatgttggatttttataggtgtgtacattgttgtacaccattgtgttctctcatgattttatggccttggatttggttgatttttataggtgtgtacatagtttgTACACCACTGTacaatctcatatatatatatatatatatatatatatatatatatatgacttgTTTTGTAGGTATGATTGTTTGATTTGTTAGATTTTTTTCATCCATTGTACGCTACCtcaataatatatgcatgttttgggtataaatgatGGATTTTTATAAGTGTCTACATAGTTGTACATCATTGTCCTCTttcaatattttttggatttttttgggtATGGTATGTTGGATTTATTTGGTTTTTGTAGGAGTAAACATAGTTTTACACAATTGTACAATCTCAATAATATATATGACTTGTTTTGTaggtatggatgttggattttttaacttttttgtaGGGGTCTACATAGTTGTACATCACTGTGCTATGTAaataatatatgcatgttttATAGGTATAGATGATGGATTTTTGTAAGCAGTTACACCATTATTCTCTCTCATGATTTTATGGCCTTTTTTGTGGGTATGTATGTTGAATTTGTCGGATTTTTATAGGTGTGTACACCATTGTACAATCTCAATAATATATATGACCTGTTGTGTGGGTATGATGTTGGATCAGTTGAAttttaggtgtgtacatagttgtacatcattgtgctatctcaataatatatggtatgttttgtgggtatggatgttagattttgtaggtgtgtacataattgtacatcaTTGTGCTCTCTTAAAATATAAGAAAACTAATTTTTGATGAAACCCTAAGTTGTTTTTCGGCATCATGAGATGATTTTAATAGCACACTTGTtatgtgtttaggtacttttcgaGGGAGCTTAAGAAAgtggagaaaaataataatgagGTATCTTTCAAAAATATTCCTACATGAGCAAAATACTCATTGTTTGTTCGTGCTTCACTTTTTTTATCTTGTTTCAAGCCCAATTTATTTACATAATAATTATAATTATGAATTGAAAATAAATGGACCATCTCTCTGCCATTGTGTGTCCTCAGATAGTGAGCTCACAGATTTATGCAGTTCTGCAGCAAGATTGCACTAATATTACTGCTGCTCTCTTTTCCAATATTCCATAGTGGGATAACATAAACATCGAGGAGAGTGTGTGTAAGTGATATATCATACCCTGATGCACCTTtcgtatcaattttttttttatcgtttTATGTATCTAATTTAGGGACTCACAAGATCAAAATGGTAGAGCGCCCAAATATATCACAAGGTTTGtggaggttgatggttcaaatccatctgAGTTTTCATGTTATGTTTATATAATAGGTAGTTGTGTTGTAAATTCAATGAAAAAGACTAGTTTGTAGGTGAATATGGTTGTTTGTTCCATGCTTCGTATGGGTGTACATATATGTGTACCGGTGTATTTTCCATGAAATATAGGTCCATGTGTGGGTATGAATGGTCGATTTTATATATGAATGTTCTttaggggtgtacatattggtgcatctGTGTTGTTCCAATGAAAAAGTAGGTTTATGTGTGGTTATAAATAAACGGTTTCATGCATGTTTTtcaggggtgtacatattggtgcaccagtgtattttccatgaaaaagtaggtGTGAGAGTGGATATGAATGACCAATTCATTGAAAAACTGAATGCATAAACTTTTGAAAATTTTGTGCAGGTGCATTTTTTTGTACACATCAAATAATGAAgtgaaaattaatttttttcaaaaagtgaaaattatatagtcatatgggtattcTTTTTGTAGCTATCGAAaaaagctttccgaatatataaagtttgtgaattttggacaagcggatcgaaagataaattgtttttaaatTATTTAAAATTGGTAACGTCATCATAAGTCACTATGGACTAAACttaaaatatttggactaaattgtactatgaagggttattagtgtacttttcatattttaaataaataaaggactaatttgtacctagttgaatgggtgtggactaactagtatatttggatgagattttagactaaaccgtatttttcccgtTTCCATCTGATGGGATGGGTCCTAAAGAATTTAACACAAGGGGCCAAGCCTGCTGCCGTCTTCAAGCCTTGGGCACATTTTGCTTGGTCGCGTCAATCTCTTGTTAGTTTTTTTCTGAAGATTCTTCAGTCGCCCAGCCTGCACGTTTAGAGCAGAGAAAGAGGGATAACGTGTTACTAGGGCGATACTCCCATCACCTACACCTTTGTGATCTTCGCCATCTTTCTCACAGATTAACATGTGTCCGTGAAACAAATTATTGAGCAAGTTTCTATGTAGGAGTTGGTTCGTTAGTTGACTAATCAATTTCCTTCGATTTTTCATAGTCGTTCCTACGTCCTAGTCTAAGGGCCCTAGCTTCAGGGTTGAGCTCCAATATTACCTCCAAAGGAATGAAACCCGACTAGTTTGCTAGAAAGTGTCCTAATAAAGAAGCTATTCCTTTTAAGAATAGGAATAGCTAAGATCATGAGCACGTACGCGATTAAGATAATCCTAATAGATAAGCCGTGATTATGTAGCTCTGTAGTTGTATTACTCTTTTAGGCAAATTATTTGAACCGGTCACAGAGAACAAATCCgcaattcataaaaaaaaaaaaaaaaagactatataaagaagagaacATCCCGAGAACAAATTAAGAGAATGTCACTAGATTCTGTTTTATATAGCAAATGGATGGATGGATGGTAGTCGAGACCAATATGTTAATTTAAGTTTGATGAAGTTCATTGTGAAATAAGGTTCAGAAGTCATGATAATATTGGCACATAATGGAGGCATATTCTAGAAGGGAATTGACaatccctaaaatcaaccctATTaacactaaagaaaaaaaaaacacccgTATTTTCTTGCAAAgattatatgaaattttgaatGCTTCAGCAAGACATTGATTGAGACGCGTCTTTAATATTTGAACAAGAAAAGGCATGCATTGCAAACCAAGTAAGGTTTCACACATAGTAACCAATTAGCCAGGACTGTATATTGAATTCTTTGAAGAGTTCAATTTGCACACATTTGAATAGTCTTCTTCCGATCTAGCCAAGTTGATCATTCTTAATGGTGTACATGATGTAAATTGATATGATCTTAGCTAGGAATGATATAATCCACTAAGTCACTGAAATGGTAAACACAAAAACTAAACTCACCAAAGTAAAACATAATATTGCCTCTAGTTCAACCTTTTTATCAGGACTAATTCGACCTATAACATCCAACACTTTGTTACATGGTGCAGTAGTGTGCCTACCCATTTTATAGatgtctatattttttttttgattgataaaAAATTCAGTGCTgatgagtttcgaactcaggttaaCGGTAATTTAGTATCTTGCGGAATGTGTATTATAGTGACACCGGCTaaaataatatttggtaatctagtATCATACCCAATATGTATTACAGTGACGCTAGCTaaaacaatatttttttcttatgaaCGCGTTAAAAATTTAGACGTAGTCGAGAAGGTAGGATTGGCAGGCATGTTGTCACGTCAGTGGAAAATAACAAGGCAATAGCCGAGAAACAGAAGTTAGTTCTGTATGGATGGACTATTTCATAGAAATTCATTTAGACATGGTCATATTCCTCACTTCCCTCTCTTCCATCTCTATATATATACATAGTCACACCAGCATTCATTTTCTCTAACTAACAAAAACCCTTTTGTTTTAACTCTCTCTTCTCCAACAATTTCCTTGGTTTCTGTCAAACTTTGatcatcaaaacaaaagaaaaaaaaatcaccatcagCATGGCAATGTCTTTCCAATTCTCAAAGATCCAATTAGTCCTCTTTCTTGCTCTGACCTTCTCATTCCAAGTCTGTCTAGGTACGTATATTTCTGATGATTTCATAATTTCATGgcattttatatccatatttgctttttgtcaACAATGTTTTGCATTTTTGTTCAACAGGTGAGGTTATTTGTGAGAATTTGCCGAAAAATCAATGCGCATTTGCGATATCAAAGGATGGAAAGCGTTGCCTGATTGAAAACTACGTAGCCAAGGATGGAAAGACAGAATATCAATGTAGAACATCTGAAGTTGTCGTGGAAGGAATTACTGACTGGATCGAAACCGACGAATGTGTTAACGCTTGTGGTGCAGATAGAAATGCCGTCGGGATTTCTTCCGACTCCCTGATGGAATCACAATTTGTGTCCAAGCTTTGCTCACCATATTGTTATCAGAATTGCCCTAACTTTGTGGATCTCTACTTTAATTTGGCTGCAGGAGAAAGTACGTAtataaactctttttttttttttttttatcctttgCTTGATCCCTCCTCCTGGCTTTGCTATTCAAGATTTTGACCAAATCATTTTACATAAAAATGATTTAGCTCTGATTTAAATTTCATGCTTAAATTTCCACATAGTTAAAACCGCCATGCACGTCAATATAATAACAGGCGgagtcaacaatttttttttttttaaattgccgATACGTTTTCAGCACTGCACCAAACAATATATATCTTGATTTAGTACCAAAATGATGTAGATGGCATAACATTCTATTCCTCCTAAAAGTAAAAGGGATTGAGACGTTGGCTTTGGGATGTCTTTGCTTGTTTTACAATTGAAGTATTTATTCATCTACGTGAGCCATGAcatgtttgttggtgaagctgaATCTTGCATGTCTTTTACTTGGTAGATCCGTTGATTAATTAGTATTTTCTATAATTGCATTTGCAGATGTATTTTTACCCCAATTATGCGAGGATCAAAGGACAAACCCACGCCGTGCCATGATTCAGTTGATGAGTTCAGGTGCAGCACCAGGTCCTGTGTCAGGAAACACCGACGAGGAAGAAAATGCCGAGGGGATTGCTCCAGCTCCGGCTCCAATGAATTAATCCAATGCATATGTTTGATGATCGAGAAGAAATTACAAGACTTACTTTTTATTAGTAGATTGTTTATTTGTCATGAAAAATTACAATTTTTCTTGGGACTAATAAAACGTTGATAGGAGAAGGGGGAGTTGATTTTGGTGTACTTATTTAGAGTTTGATATCATCCCCTAATCAGATAATACAACTGATACAAAAACATCGATCGGTCATATGGAAATGGAACCAAAATTCTATTACATGTTTCTGTAAGTGTGTGTGTGGTAACTGTCGTTAGGGAAATGAGGCTACTTTATATTCTTGGGTTTTCACGGTTTGCATggtgaaggaaaaaagaaaaaacgaagAGAAGAAGTTGGGCCTGATCCCGCTGTGTGTGATATTTTTAGTTCATAAATACATATGAACTTCTCGTGTTTGCAAAATTATTCCCTTCTGCTTGGATGACTTTTTCTTTGGATGACTTCTTCTACTAGTTAGTAGGGCGGCTAGTTCTATGGAAATAACTGGCACGACCTACCACCAAAAGATATTGTATGACTGGTAGGGTTAGTTCTATGGAAATAAATTGCACTGACCTATCACCAAAAAATATAAACCGGTTTCGTTAATCAAAAGCGCAAAGCCTTACAAGAAAGGAAAACAAATGAAAACATCACAACAACATTAATTTCACAACAATTTCTCAACTACTGTTCACCAGAGAAAAGATAAACTTCATATTTTCATTGATAGAATAACCTGTCATATATTGACGGTATTACACAGACATACATATAACTGATTGCAATTTCTTCTTGTAACTGCTAGAAGTTACAATACATGGTTATAATAGGTTCCTAATCTTTTTTATTCGAGACACTTCCTTAAAATGATAGTGCGTAATATTCGAGTTTATACaactaaaaaacaaaacaagacacATATACATACAAGATAATCTTACATTCAACACTCCCTCGAGCAAGATTATATTAAGTACAAGGACCATAAATATTTCTTAGTTTCAGAAAACTAACAACTTTGAGAGGCTTGGTAAGAATGTCATCAATCTGTTCTTCACTTCTGCAATGAACAAGTTCAATCACATCAGCAGTAGTGAGATCTCTTAAGAAGTAATACTTGACCTCTATATGCTTGCTCTTCCCATGTAGAACATGATTTTTGGAAAGTTTGATTACTGACCTGTTGTCACAATAGATTTTAGTGGGCCCTTCCTTTCTACCTCGTATCATTTCAAAAATTCTCtttgttgaggggtgaatttgattatggtcctacccgtcctactttacaccaaatgacctcacacTTCCAAATGtagtaagagagagagaattgtctttccattgtactttGTCCTTTCTTTTATAGCCTTTCCTAAAAGCCTTTCATTTTACTtcatcatgacacatgtcctaactCCTCTTAATTACCCTTAA encodes the following:
- the LOC113313240 gene encoding uncharacterized protein LOC113313240, with amino-acid sequence MAMSFQFSKIQLVLFLALTFSFQVCLGEVICENLPKNQCAFAISKDGKRCLIENYVAKDGKTEYQCRTSEVVVEGITDWIETDECVNACGADRNAVGISSDSLMESQFVSKLCSPYCYQNCPNFVDLYFNLAAGENVFLPQLCEDQRTNPRRAMIQLMSSGAAPGPVSGNTDEEENAEGIAPAPAPMN